AAAATTGCAGAAGAAAGGAGGTTACCAAATTCATTTTGTTAACAAAATGATACTCAACTCAAAATAGGTTCAAAGATAGTCATTAATCTGTTTCTACATCTTAGCAATGCCATAAAAGAAGTCAAGTTGCCACATCTTACAAACATAACTGCATGAGAATTGACCAGAAAAAGGAACCGAGAATTCAACAATGTCCAAAGCTTTTGGGATTAACAACTCAGCTGCCTAATAGATATCCCAGAATCCATGTTACACAGCTGAGAAGAGGTGAGAATAGACTGGCAATCAATGGCGGAAGGGAATTGAAGAATACATTAGAGGAATACATATAGTCCAAAGACGGACATTCTTTGTATACCATGCAGGAGTATCTTCATTTCTAAGATGAGATCTTAAACCCAAGCAGCAGGTATCCAAAACACACAGCCCAGACCATTATCCCCAGGATCTTCAGGCATCAACAAGTTTTATCATCAGAACTCTTGAACAAGttgtttcatttaaatttgACAGACAGGAGCCTCTTCCACCAGTTTCACCTTTTTACTATGTTTTTGACTGAAGCCAAAGCATTCATTATTGTCTACCCTACAATTTTAAGTGTTCAAAAATGAGTTATGGAGAGAAAAATGACAGTAGCTGCCACATAATCTCTGGCTACATCTATAACTACTTACACTTCAAACTTAAAGATTTACATTATCATTATTAGTATTAAGTGGGGAGACTTGTGCACTTGGAAGTTGGAACGCCCTTTATTATTAGTCTTACTATTACTATTCTACTAAGTATGGATGAtgcatttttataaataacttAACAATTGAACATGTgctaaattgaaaagaaaacaagtcAGACACTTAGCAAGGTAGTACCCTATAGGAAAATTCTTCTCAAATTGAaacctttatttctttttgtctaTAAATCTTTGCGAATTGCAACATCTTTGTTAGTAGGGGTGATTTTGATCTTACCCTTGTTAAGTCCACCCAATTTTACCCATGATTCATAGGCCTTTGGATGCAGCCCCATATTGCCAAGCTGGATAGAATCCTTATGCCCATTGTATCTAGGCCCAGATTTGGAAAGAGTGCTTGTAGGCCAGATGACACACAAATCTTGTGCATATATGGTGATTAATATGTATGCTTCATACTATttactaaaaaagaaaatattaaatgtgCTGAATTTATAACGTGATAACTATAAGGACTTAATTTCAAACCTCTTAGCTATGAGAAGCACTCAAGCCAATTAAGCATGTAGACTGTTTAACACAACCTTTCTAATTTTAATAACTTGAGGGCCAAAACAAGATGGCCCAAGTATCATAATTTACCTAAAGACGGCTAGACCTGGAGCTTTTGTCAAGCCCCTACTTTAAGCATGCTATGACTAccatatatttattatgatCCAGCAGCCCATCCCATCCTTGTGCATCCACCCCTTAAGTGTCAATGAggaattaaacataaaacaacATAACAAGCCTTTATCCCTTTATCCCACCATATGGGATTCTAGCTCTCcagtcatttctatctataaaccaagaaatattttaagagGTATCATGCTCTCAAAATCACCATCCAATATATCATTTCTTACCCAATCATCTAAATAATTAGAGCAGTGAACCCAGGTTGTCTCCTAGAGCAGAAGGTGCAGATGATACCGAGTACAGGGAACTCAgccattaaaaaatgaaaagaaaaaaaaaagaaccttGATCCTTGAAATTTTAAAAGTGCTATAACTAGTAAAGATTGACATCTCAAAAAAGtgaaccaaagaaaaaaaaaagtacaatacAAGGATCTTAGGACTTTATAAGACTTAGTAGTTATCATAGAAAGAGAATTTCCTGAAAATGTTGAATTCTAAAGGCAGTCATACTTCTGAACAAAATTAGAGCCCCCTTTCAATGCACTTCCTAATGCTTGCCATGCTCCTGATGCAAAATTCTCCACAGAACTGTCAAGAGCCTTCAAACCCTGCAAATTAAGTAGGGAACAACTGTTAAGCTTAAACTCAATTGTAAGAAAGTAATTAGGTAAACATGATGATTCAAATATATAGTAAAGAAATTCAATTAGACAACTGTACCATCAAACCAAATGCCAAAAATAACAAGTAAACATGGTCCTTCAAAAATATGGTAAAGCTATTCAATTAGAAGAATGTACACGCCAAGCATTTGTCAACTGTAGTCCTTGCCAATGACAGAATATTTCAGAAAGTGACtgaaaacaaaattcaagttATGTGACCCTAAAGAACACAAACACATAGAGTACTTTATACAGAGACTCTTTGAAACAATCGtctaaataattaatgttaaggACCTAAAAGAATTGATGTTTTCAAAAACAGAGGGGGTGTTGCCTCATTGTAGAACTAGTGTCTTCATTTTCATTCAGAGACCCTCACCCTCTACCTTGGCACACACGCATGCAACacagagcgagagagagagagagagagcccttTGTTGTATAAGAGCCCTTTTGCATGCAAGCATGCACACACACCAAAGTAGAATTTCAATTATGCATTgtccaaaactaaaaatttctGAAGTTATGTGGAGCATATGAGCGTATTACCAATGAAATTAAGCACCTGTGAGAAAACAGCAAAGGACAAACACAATCTAAGAGATAATGTACACTCTAAATCTACTACATGCCTGCCCAAGAAATGAATCCCCACTAGCCTTCTCTAGTCTATCCAAAGCAGCCCTGCGCTGCTCGTTAtgctcatcttcatcttcttcttttaatgCAGAATTTTCCACATCATCCTCCTTGGAAGTTTCTGAGTCTTCAGACTCATTCTGGATATCTGTAATGCTCTTTGCTGCCGTCTTAGCAACCTCTGCAGCCTGCATCCATGATCCATGAACTGGCAatcaacaaaattgaaaatagcgCACCAAGCATCTCAAGTATTATAAAATATGAGATGGACACATTTTATAACTTTTCACTTTACTATAACCACCTTAATTTCACAATTCACGAGCCCAAACAACTATGTATATATAAGGCTAGTTTACAGAATTATCAGTTTAAtccaattgatttttatttctatcAGTGAACAGAAGCTGCTACGTTCCTCCAACTATCAACTTacatttttcactttttattttgGCAAGTACTACAACCATATATGTTTTCCCAAAATGATGGGGGAGTCCTGCCGTGTTTGAAATTGGAACTGTacgaggaaaagaaaaggaaagacaAAAGATGAGaaacaaaatgacaattgaCGAGAAAAATTTAGTCAGTACACACTtctcgaaaaaaaaatttgccaTGTTTTGATGGGTTATCCGTAGAAAGTATGCCCTTAACTAACATtacttactctctctctcttgaaatACCCCAATTCTAAACATAGCATAAGTTCATTTGAACTGAAAtgtataaaatgaaaatatacatCGTCAAGCAGATCCAAATTCTAGATTGTCTAAATTTTGAGTTAACGAGAACTAATGCTTGGACCCAATGCATAGTTTCCAACAACAGCACCATACACGGAAAATTGAGGGAAAAGGGGTTGTTGAGACCTAATGCTTGATCCGTTGCCGGTTTAAAATCTTTTGATGTCCTCAGCAAAGCAAACAAGCCGAATTAAGCTCGTTTCGTAGAGTCGTTTCGCAACTCTAGATCGAGTAAACCTAGGAACAAAAGTTAAGCCCCTTTTCTCCCCAACTAAACGAAATGAAATTTGGATGCACTCAAAGATAGAGAGAGTGTTACATTGCGGGAGATCTCTTCGGCGGCGACGGCGGCGGCCTTTTGGAGATCTGAGAAAACGGAGAACGCAGAGAAACCCCAACCGCCCCATCCaccgccttcttcttctttaggcGGATGTGTTGGTGCTGCTGTTTCTTCCTCTCCGGTAGGCCGTTCGGCCGGCGACTTTAACGTGCTATCCTCCATTGGACAAAGCGGAAGCCGGAAGGAAAGCTCAGCCTTGAATCGGCGCCGTGCGTTCGTGAACTGAGAAACTTACAGACGATTAATTTCCGGGGTTTCGGATGCCCTTTGGGACTTTGGAAACTAATAGCAGAAGAAAAAGTACCAATCTGACGGAACGTGCGTTTGAAGGCAATGCCGAGGCAAGCGGCTACGTCTGGTCCCCGGCCATGCTCAAGCGACGCCGTTTGGGAGAACGTCAGACTTCTGTACCGAATTGAGAAAaagaactaaataaataaataaataataaattccaccgacttttatcttttattttcgTAATTTCGAATTTTCATCGTTTAACTTTTTGTAAATCACACTTTTACCTCCTATAGTTTAAGCTATATGCATGGAAAATTTTTATAGTTTAAGAATAtctttaaaattctttttatttacttttattacACAGACACCACTCCATTAActtaaaaatgatgaaataaactCAAGTCACGTGAagttttttaaacattttgacccatgagaatttaaaaatatctctaaatAATGTGTTTTaccaaaaaataagtttttcataaatatttttagatcaCAAGGCCTCTTTATAAATATCTCAAATCACAAAAGGATTTGGGtgcaatttttctttttttttaacttatgatattttctataatttttttaaatagagaaattgtatataaaaaaaaaaaaaaaaggatggctGCAGAATTAActttatctcaaaaaaattaGTGTATTTTACTCAGAAAATGATAAACTCTCCTAATATTGTTTCTAGCTTTTgatattttgagtaattatgatttttttaaacatgtttagaaagttttttttaaatgaaaatatgtgtttaactttataaacaacatttaaaaACATGTTTAGAAAGTTAAacacatatttttataaattaccTAAGGAGATCCGAGTTTGGTTAAAAAggaataaatataaaacaataaaaaataaactataaagaAGATTTGTAAAATGAGGAAAATTACTAAGATTGGtagaatttttagattttacccatcaaaaaattattagataaggaaaaccaaagaaaaaagcGGGCCAGAAAGAATAGTAAAATTGCGAGTAAATTGCACGATTTCCCTAATGTTAGATAAAATGCATGTTACCCCTTAATTTCGAAATATTATCCTTCCTTTTCATTTCCAAGGTTAATTCTCCCcccattattattgttaattaaCTAAAACAACTTAATTAAACATACAGTTGGCTTCACTGTTCCCCTTTTCTTCCTTTACAAAACTAAATTTGGTTGGATAAAATCGATTtaactaaattattatatatgcagTAGTgtgtggttttattttttattttttttcacaccaAACCTTAaggtttcaattttgaatatggTATCTAATAATTGTCTAAGTGGTCACTTTTTATACCATTCGTGAGTTTAAAGATATAAGAATTGAtgtattttgaatatatatagtaTCATATTTGAATGAATTATAATGCAGTAGATTTTGTCCTCAATTactcaaattttctctttttacCTTAAAATATATGCCATGCTTTGAACTAAAATTTGTGAACAAAACagatgaatgaaaataaaaataaaatagtcaaTATTACAATTGAATAGAATgcatttcttattatttttattgcgTTGAAATAGGGGGgataaatatttgttaaaattatttttgtttggttacaaaaatatataaaataacttcCTTTCCCATGGGGAATTAATCCGTTTATTTCCTTTACATAGTATTAAGTAAAATTTCCAAGTAGTCTTTTGATAAATTTCCAATAAATAGCCAGTTCAATGATAAGCACTGCTGTCGATGAGGTTGTTCTGAACTTTGGATGTATTATCACAGTCCAAAACCTTACTCTCTCTTGTATATGTCGGTTAAATGTCAATAATATATGAACATTTATGTGTTTAGACAAAAGGCATGCACTTGTCTTAAAACAAGAACATGGTTAATTTCCCAAGCTGTCATTGCTAATTTAGAATTTGGCTTAACTGCATGTACAATGCATCAACTTGAGTAACAAAAATGGGAGACGAAGTTATTTACTCACATCTACATATATAGATACAATTTAGAATAAGAAAATACTAAGGTAAGTagaggaaaaaaaggaaaacaaagggCACTATTGCTTGTAATCAGTTCTAGCAAGCCTAAAGACCCATGCATGTCCAATGAGAGAATGAACTCAATTGATCATTGCACAGAAGTGTGTATTTTATTGGACTAGGAATGGTTAAAATACATGGAAATATGTCGAGGTGTCCTTAGTAGCCTTCAAACATTGGTGGTGGCGGTGATGAGTACACGGCCCCCAAGTGTGGTGGCAGGTTGAAGTCAGCAAAGGTTGGTGGTGGAGAGAGGACGGGAGCTGGAGCTGGAGCAGGAGGAGGAGATAAAGAAGGTGATGGGGGTGGGGGTGGAGAGAAGACGGATGATGAAGGCGGTGGGGACATTGTTGGTGGTGAAGGTGAGCGGACTGATGGTGGCGGAGAGAAGACAGGAGGAGGTGGAGGCAAGTAAGCTGGAGGAGGAGGTGGCGAAGCTACATGAGCTGGTGGGGGCGGTGAAAATTCAGGTGGGGGTGGAGGTGGAGGTGAATGAACTGGTGGTAGGGGTGATGGGGACAATATTTTAGGTGGTGGAGTTGATTTTACCGGCTTATTAGGTGATGGCATGGGTGCAAAGGTTGGTGGCGGAAATGACTTAACCGGTGTTGGTTTGGGTGAAGAAGGCTTTGGAGGGGTTGTCATTGGTGGTGGAGTTGATTTGCTTGGCACAGaagatggtggtggtggtggtggtagtGGTGAAGGAGGTTGAGATGGTTTTTGAGGAGTTTTTGGTGGGGATTGCGCTGGTGGCGAGGATGAATGGGTTGGTGGAGGTGGAGGTGAATGAACTGGTGGTAGGGGTGATGGGGACAATATTTTAGGTGGTGGAGTTGATTTTACCGGCTTATTAGGTGATGGCATGGGTTCAAAAGCTGGTGGCGGAAATGACTTAACCGGTGTTGGTTTGGGTGAAGAAGGCTTTGGAGGGGTTGTCAATGGTGGTGGTGTTGATTTGCTTGGCACAGAAGATGGTGGTGATAGTGGTACTGGTGAAGGAGGTTGAGATGGTTTTTGAGGAGTTTTTGGTGGGGATTGCGCTGGTGGAGAGGATGAATGGGTTGGTGGAGGTGGAGGGGAATAAGTTGGAGGAGGTGGCAGAGGTGAGTGAACTGGTGGTGGAAAAGAGAAGGCAGGTGGCTGTGATGGAGTGAATTGAGATGGTTTTTGATGAGGAGTAGGAGGTCGAAGAGAAGGTCTTGGAGGTGAAGTAGCATCTGGCATTGGTGTTGGAGTTGGTGGCTTCGATGTAGGTGGTGGGTTGGGTTTAGAGATTGGGGTAGGGGGTGGTCGAGGCTGTGGCTTCGGTGTTGATGGGGGTGAAGATGGTGGAGTTTGTTTGGGGGTGGATGGGGTATTATGGTCGACTACTGGAGGTGGTGATGGAGACGAGGTTGGTACTTGTGGAGGCTGTGGTGTTGATGTTGGTGGTGCTGGTGATGGGGTTTTATCCGATGTGGGCTTCGGTGGAGGATGATGTTTAGGGATTGATGGGGTGTGCTCATTGCTTTTCGGAGGCCCTGGTCTTGGGTTTTGGGGAGCGGGCTGTGGTGATTGTGGTGTACGCTTGTGGGGAGTAACGGGGCTCGGTTCATCAATTAGATCTCTGCATAGTTTGCTGCAATCAATAGGCTTATTCACAATGCCCGAACAACTGGCCTTGGACCTCTGCTTCGGCCTGTCTTCCAAACAATTCTCTTCATCATGAAATGC
This genomic stretch from Diospyros lotus cultivar Yz01 chromosome 1, ASM1463336v1, whole genome shotgun sequence harbors:
- the LOC127793724 gene encoding leucine-rich repeat extensin-like protein 3; the protein is MTPISRPWASPRVVATMANMNPFGCFLLFSLLVPSAFSFGLHHDDVKKSVSQFADHVVSDGSPPEVEYEIELKVTFANDRLKRAYTGLQAWKKAIHSDPNNMTGNWVGANVCSYNGIVCASALDDPTANVVAGIDLNHGDIAGHLPDELGHLSELAFLHINSNRFCGVVPESFNKLQLVSELDISNNRFVGNFPKVVLELPGLKYLDLRFNDFEGPLPPELFEKELDAIFLNNNRFTSTIPLTIGKSPASVIVFSNNKFTGCIPKSIGKMARLDEILFSDNEMGGCLPEEIGQLGTVSVIDISRNKFTGVLPTCFGGLKSIEVLDFKSNKLTGMVPESICSLPSLTNLTLSKNFFKKEGKTCAAPRPGVAFHDEENCLEDRPKQRSKASCSGIVNKPIDCSKLCRDLIDEPSPVTPHKRTPQSPQPAPQNPRPGPPKSNEHTPSIPKHHPPPKPTSDKTPSPAPPTSTPQPPQVPTSSPSPPPVVDHNTPSTPKQTPPSSPPSTPKPQPRPPPTPISKPNPPPTSKPPTPTPMPDATSPPRPSLRPPTPHQKPSQFTPSQPPAFSFPPPVHSPLPPPPTYSPPPPPTHSSSPPAQSPPKTPQKPSQPPSPVPLSPPSSVPSKSTPPPLTTPPKPSSPKPTPVKSFPPPAFEPMPSPNKPVKSTPPPKILSPSPLPPVHSPPPPPTHSSSPPAQSPPKTPQKPSQPPSPLPPPPPPSSVPSKSTPPPMTTPPKPSSPKPTPVKSFPPPTFAPMPSPNKPVKSTPPPKILSPSPLPPVHSPPPPPPPEFSPPPPAHVASPPPPPAYLPPPPPVFSPPPSVRSPSPPTMSPPPSSSVFSPPPPPSPSLSPPPAPAPAPVLSPPPTFADFNLPPHLGAVYSSPPPPMFEGY